The Populus trichocarpa isolate Nisqually-1 chromosome 11, P.trichocarpa_v4.1, whole genome shotgun sequence genome has a segment encoding these proteins:
- the LOC18103032 gene encoding transcription factor bHLH162 isoform X3 — MYHKSLLDPIKQRQASISNYIGREIHICIVVQSSSFFFFLEVVLATIAASTLMENNPSSSRTDRKTIERNRRNQMKALYSQLNSLVPHQSSREPVLSLPDQLDEAASYIKRLQTNLERMKEKKDNLMGTERKNYASMSSCNGTTTGLRSPQIEIRETGSTLEVVLITGLDGQFMFNETIRVLHEEGAEIINASFSVVEDTVFHTIHSKVVVA; from the exons ATGTATCATAAAAGCCTGCTCGATCCAATTAAACAACGACAAGCTAGCATCTCTAATTACATTGGTAGAGAGATCCATATCTGTATAGTAGTgcagtcttcttctttttttttttttttggaggtaGTACTAGCTACTATCGCTGCAAGTACATTAATGGAGAACAACCCTAGTTCATCAAGAACTGACAGAAAAACCATAGAAAGAAATAGGAGAAATCAAATGAAGGCACTCTATTCCCAGCTCAATTCTCTTGTACCCCATCAAAGCTCAAGG GAACCAGTACTGTCACTGCCTGATCAACTAGATGAGGCTGCAAGTTACATAAAAAGGCTGCAGACTAACTTGGAGAGgatgaaggaaaagaaagacaaTTTAATGGGAACGGAAAGGAAAAATTATGCAAGCATGAGTAGTTGTAATGGAACAACTACTGGGCTAAGATCACCACAAATTGAGATTCGCGAAACGGGTTCCACTTTAGAGGTTGTTTTGATAACTGGCCTGGATGGTCAGTTCATGTTCAATGAGACCATTCGTGTGCTTCATGAAGAAGGAGCTGAGATTATTAATGCCAGTTTCTCTGTTGTGGAAGATACTGTATTCCATACAATACATTCTAAGGTGGTAGTAGCATAG
- the LOC18103032 gene encoding transcription factor bHLH162 isoform X2, translating into MYHKSLLDPIKQRQASISNYIGREIHICIVVQSSSFFFFLEVVLATIAASTLMENNPSSSRTDRKTIERNRRNQMKALYSQLNSLEPVLSLPDQLDEAASYIKRLQTNLERMKEKKDNLMGTERKNYASMSSCNGTTTGLRSPQIEIRETGSTLEVVLITGLDGQFMFNETIRVLHEEGAEIINASFSVVEDTVFHTIHSKVGDSAPSNGAARISQRLNQFVQDDNAL; encoded by the exons ATGTATCATAAAAGCCTGCTCGATCCAATTAAACAACGACAAGCTAGCATCTCTAATTACATTGGTAGAGAGATCCATATCTGTATAGTAGTgcagtcttcttctttttttttttttttggaggtaGTACTAGCTACTATCGCTGCAAGTACATTAATGGAGAACAACCCTAGTTCATCAAGAACTGACAGAAAAACCATAGAAAGAAATAGGAGAAATCAAATGAAGGCACTCTATTCCCAGCTCAATTCTCTT GAACCAGTACTGTCACTGCCTGATCAACTAGATGAGGCTGCAAGTTACATAAAAAGGCTGCAGACTAACTTGGAGAGgatgaaggaaaagaaagacaaTTTAATGGGAACGGAAAGGAAAAATTATGCAAGCATGAGTAGTTGTAATGGAACAACTACTGGGCTAAGATCACCACAAATTGAGATTCGCGAAACGGGTTCCACTTTAGAGGTTGTTTTGATAACTGGCCTGGATGGTCAGTTCATGTTCAATGAGACCATTCGTGTGCTTCATGAAGAAGGAGCTGAGATTATTAATGCCAGTTTCTCTGTTGTGGAAGATACTGTATTCCATACAATACATTCTAAG GTTGGAGATTCTGCCCCCAGTAATGGAGCTGCAAGGATATCTCAGAGGCTAAACCAGTTTGTCCAAGATGATAATGCGCTTTAA
- the LOC18103032 gene encoding transcription factor bHLH162 isoform X1 has product MENNPSSSRTDRKTIERNRRNQMKALYSQLNSLVPHQSSREPVLSLPDQLDEAASYIKRLQTNLERMKEKKDNLMGTERKNYASMSSCNGTTTGLRSPQIEIRETGSTLEVVLITGLDGQFMFNETIRVLHEEGAEIINASFSVVEDTVFHTIHSKVGDSAPSNGAARISQRLNQFVQDDNAL; this is encoded by the exons ATGGAGAACAACCCTAGTTCATCAAGAACTGACAGAAAAACCATAGAAAGAAATAGGAGAAATCAAATGAAGGCACTCTATTCCCAGCTCAATTCTCTTGTACCCCATCAAAGCTCAAGG GAACCAGTACTGTCACTGCCTGATCAACTAGATGAGGCTGCAAGTTACATAAAAAGGCTGCAGACTAACTTGGAGAGgatgaaggaaaagaaagacaaTTTAATGGGAACGGAAAGGAAAAATTATGCAAGCATGAGTAGTTGTAATGGAACAACTACTGGGCTAAGATCACCACAAATTGAGATTCGCGAAACGGGTTCCACTTTAGAGGTTGTTTTGATAACTGGCCTGGATGGTCAGTTCATGTTCAATGAGACCATTCGTGTGCTTCATGAAGAAGGAGCTGAGATTATTAATGCCAGTTTCTCTGTTGTGGAAGATACTGTATTCCATACAATACATTCTAAG GTTGGAGATTCTGCCCCCAGTAATGGAGCTGCAAGGATATCTCAGAGGCTAAACCAGTTTGTCCAAGATGATAATGCGCTTTAA